The Paenibacillus sophorae genome has a segment encoding these proteins:
- a CDS encoding MFS transporter, giving the protein MPTKTEQRMHINLASPFIIEMWIIIFLVEFVKGSLLVALLPVYMENILGLSVTVVGLAFALQYLGDNLFRSPSGWIMERIGYRWTMTGALLMIAVAVVLIIYAKDAVSLSLACLILGMGTSPLWPCVMTGVTELAGSTKSGSSGAAMGAVEMASLAGTGIGPITVNFLMEHGHQSYRAVFFVLLAFAVAVVAVALLLPPRIAHGFHAVSQGGDGPGNAHPKLTPLKNLKRKLLQVRQSLKVSRLLYPALFLQAFAIGLMTPVVTLFTRTELNLTPSQFNLLLIAGGGITVLALIPAGRLVDRIGTKAFLNVGFLLAAVSLAAFSMVRWLPFVFVVVPLVGVSYAFILPAWNAFLAKQVPKGERGTVWGLFLTLQGSGMVAGPIVSGKLWDSVGHGTPFVASACVMVLLFVLHLAIVRRTKLRTGQSH; this is encoded by the coding sequence ATGCCCACCAAAACGGAGCAGCGGATGCATATCAATCTGGCATCGCCGTTTATTATCGAGATGTGGATTATCATTTTTTTGGTTGAATTTGTAAAAGGATCGCTGCTTGTCGCGCTGCTGCCCGTCTATATGGAGAATATACTCGGGCTGTCCGTCACGGTGGTCGGTCTGGCCTTTGCGCTGCAATACTTGGGCGATAATCTGTTCCGCAGTCCCTCGGGCTGGATCATGGAACGGATCGGGTACCGATGGACGATGACCGGAGCGCTGCTCATGATCGCGGTGGCCGTCGTTCTCATTATTTATGCCAAAGACGCGGTGTCGCTGTCGCTGGCCTGCCTGATCTTAGGGATGGGTACATCCCCTCTCTGGCCTTGCGTGATGACCGGCGTGACGGAGCTGGCCGGCTCCACCAAAAGCGGAAGCAGCGGCGCGGCCATGGGGGCTGTGGAGATGGCTTCCCTGGCCGGGACGGGCATCGGGCCGATTACGGTCAACTTCCTGATGGAGCATGGCCATCAGAGCTACCGCGCCGTATTCTTCGTGCTGCTGGCCTTTGCCGTGGCGGTGGTCGCAGTCGCCCTGCTGCTGCCCCCCAGGATTGCCCACGGGTTCCATGCCGTTAGCCAAGGCGGAGATGGGCCCGGAAATGCTCATCCGAAGCTGACCCCGCTAAAGAACCTGAAGCGAAAGCTGCTTCAGGTAAGGCAGTCACTGAAGGTCAGCCGGCTGTTGTACCCGGCGCTGTTCCTGCAGGCATTCGCAATCGGACTGATGACCCCGGTCGTTACCCTGTTTACCCGGACGGAGCTGAACCTGACACCGTCCCAGTTCAATCTGCTGCTGATTGCCGGAGGCGGCATTACTGTGCTGGCCCTGATTCCGGCGGGCAGGCTGGTGGACAGGATCGGCACGAAAGCTTTTCTCAATGTCGGCTTCCTGCTTGCCGCGGTTTCGCTCGCGGCCTTCTCTATGGTTCGCTGGCTTCCGTTCGTGTTTGTCGTCGTCCCCTTGGTCGGAGTCAGCTACGCTTTTATTTTGCCAGCTTGGAACGCCTTCCTTGCCAAGCAGGTGCCCAAAGGCGAGCGCGGTACGGTATGGGGATTGTTTCTCACCTTGCAGGGCTCGGGGATGGTGGCAGGCCCTATTGTTTCCGGCAAGCTGTGGGATTCGGTCGGCCATGGCACTCCCTTTGTAGCGAGTGCATGCGTTATGGTGCTGCTGTTCGTCCTGCATCTGGCCATCGTGCGCCGCACGAAGCTGAGAACCGGACAATCACATTAA
- a CDS encoding DUF1054 domain-containing protein, with protein sequence MSFNGFAAEDFEVFGIDGLEPRMDALISKVRPKLTALGDEVAPFLSALCGEEMFPHVAKHARRTVHPPNDTWVAWGPGKRGYKALPHFQTGLFQSHLFIVFAIIYESPNKAIFADALSGGAAAVRERLPGHYFWSTDHLDAHGTPQSDMDDARVSELARRLKEVKKAEVTCGLRIGNENPVLRDGQALLQVIEQTFETLLPLYRMSF encoded by the coding sequence ATGTCGTTCAACGGATTTGCAGCAGAAGATTTTGAAGTATTTGGCATTGACGGTCTCGAGCCCAGGATGGACGCCCTAATCTCTAAGGTTCGGCCCAAGCTGACGGCGCTCGGTGACGAAGTTGCCCCGTTTCTATCCGCCCTGTGCGGGGAGGAGATGTTTCCTCATGTAGCCAAGCACGCCCGCCGCACGGTGCATCCGCCGAATGATACCTGGGTGGCCTGGGGACCCGGCAAAAGAGGTTACAAAGCGCTGCCTCATTTCCAGACCGGCCTGTTTCAGAGCCATCTGTTCATCGTGTTCGCGATTATTTACGAGAGCCCGAACAAAGCCATTTTCGCCGACGCGCTGTCCGGCGGCGCAGCCGCAGTCCGGGAGCGGCTGCCGGGCCATTATTTCTGGTCCACGGACCATCTGGACGCGCATGGAACGCCGCAATCGGACATGGACGATGCCCGTGTCTCCGAGCTGGCGCGCCGTCTTAAAGAAGTAAAGAAGGCGGAAGTCACCTGCGGACTGCGGATCGGAAACGAGAATCCGGTCCTCAGGGATGGACAAGCCCTTCTTCAAGTGATTGAACAGACGTTCGAGACGCTGCTTCCCCTGTACCGGATGTCGTTCTAA
- the gndA gene encoding NADP-dependent phosphogluconate dehydrogenase: MAKQQIGVIGLAVMGKNLALNIESRGFTVSVFNRSPEKTHDLLKEAEGKNLTGTFTIEEFVQSLETPRRILIMVQAGKATDATIEQLIPHLDQGDIIIDGGNAYFPDTIRRNKELEEKGFRFIGTGVSGGEEGALKGPSIMPGGQESAYELVEPILTAISAKVNGEPCCTYIGPDGAGHYVKMVHNGIEYGDMQLICEAYQLLKDVVGLDEKELHATFAEWNKGELDSYLIEITKDIFAQYDKETGKPMVDVILDAAGQKGTGKWTSQSSLDLGVPLSMITESVFSRFLSAMKEERVEASKVLSGPAAGAFDGDKAEFIENVRRALFASKIVSYAQGFAQLRVASDEYGWNLKYGNLAKIWRGGCIIRSRFLQNITDAYENNPELKNLLLDPFFKEIMTSYQDAWRKVVAEAVTRGIPVPGFASALAYYDSYRTERLPANLLQAQRDYFGAHTFKRVDKEGIFHHEWIAEAQSE; this comes from the coding sequence ATGGCAAAACAACAAATCGGCGTTATCGGCCTGGCTGTAATGGGCAAGAATTTGGCACTTAACATCGAGAGCAGAGGCTTTACCGTATCCGTATTCAACCGTTCCCCTGAGAAGACTCATGACCTTCTCAAAGAAGCGGAAGGCAAAAATCTCACCGGCACTTTTACTATTGAGGAATTCGTTCAGTCGCTGGAAACTCCACGCAGAATTCTGATCATGGTTCAAGCAGGCAAAGCGACCGATGCGACCATAGAGCAATTGATTCCACATTTGGATCAGGGCGACATTATCATCGACGGAGGCAATGCCTACTTCCCGGATACAATCCGCCGCAACAAGGAACTGGAGGAAAAAGGCTTCCGCTTTATCGGCACCGGCGTATCCGGCGGCGAAGAAGGCGCGCTGAAAGGACCTTCCATCATGCCTGGCGGTCAGGAAAGCGCGTATGAATTGGTAGAACCGATCCTCACAGCGATCTCGGCCAAAGTGAACGGAGAACCTTGCTGTACATATATCGGACCGGACGGAGCGGGCCATTACGTGAAGATGGTGCATAACGGCATCGAGTACGGCGATATGCAGCTCATCTGCGAAGCGTACCAGCTCCTCAAAGACGTTGTGGGCCTTGATGAAAAAGAACTGCATGCGACTTTCGCCGAGTGGAACAAAGGCGAGCTCGACAGCTATCTGATCGAGATTACGAAGGACATCTTCGCGCAGTATGACAAAGAAACCGGCAAGCCGATGGTCGACGTCATCCTCGACGCCGCGGGTCAAAAAGGCACAGGCAAATGGACAAGCCAAAGCTCGCTGGATCTGGGCGTGCCGCTGTCCATGATTACGGAATCCGTATTCTCCCGCTTCCTCTCCGCAATGAAAGAAGAGCGCGTGGAAGCCAGCAAGGTGCTAAGCGGACCGGCCGCCGGCGCGTTTGACGGAGACAAAGCCGAGTTTATCGAGAATGTCCGCAGAGCGCTGTTCGCGAGCAAAATTGTTTCCTACGCCCAAGGCTTCGCACAGCTGCGCGTTGCTTCCGATGAATACGGCTGGAATCTGAAATACGGCAATCTGGCCAAAATCTGGCGCGGCGGCTGCATTATCCGTTCCCGCTTCCTGCAGAACATTACCGATGCTTATGAGAACAATCCAGAGCTCAAGAACCTGCTTCTCGATCCGTTCTTCAAGGAAATCATGACTTCTTACCAGGATGCATGGCGCAAGGTGGTTGCAGAAGCCGTTACCCGCGGCATCCCGGTTCCGGGCTTCGCAAGCGCCCTGGCTTACTACGACAGCTACCGCACGGAGCGTCTGCCGGCAAACCTGCTGCAAGCCCAGCGCGACTACTTCGGCGCACATACATTTAAACGCGTGGACAAGGAAGGCATCTTCCA